From Shewanella psychrophila, a single genomic window includes:
- a CDS encoding DUF4123 domain-containing protein, whose translation MIIPQLETRLLPDSSDEYLYLLLDGSKVTNLERELYQRLGNPLYEPIYLFEPWNSLRELSPCLVQLSLINKDYQSLLTWFIDNSDKKWGYLFSCNSPLEAQAEILRRQINITTPYGSQVLYKLANPESAWRLFSAKTPFLWQGVNRVWIPSAIGWHYLINTDIPKPTDHQNWQLTDVQWSLLGEVSYQNCLDKIAKHLQTWFPDILVNLQGANLQESKLVSGQASGQKKNIRYWADFARAKGFTLEQDLFYFFNILAYLGETVFLVEGEHQHPEMWQLLHQSSDQTPSQRIAYAAQLAQQAASGVRESRQDKDLSSGTIKASQRQELYS comes from the coding sequence GTGATCATTCCTCAGTTAGAGACTCGCTTGCTGCCTGATTCAAGCGATGAGTATCTCTACCTTCTCCTCGACGGCAGCAAAGTGACTAATTTAGAAAGGGAGTTATATCAAAGGTTAGGTAATCCCCTCTACGAGCCCATCTATCTCTTTGAACCTTGGAATTCACTCAGGGAGTTAAGTCCCTGTTTAGTCCAACTCTCTTTGATTAATAAGGACTACCAGAGTCTATTAACCTGGTTTATTGATAATAGTGACAAGAAGTGGGGCTATCTTTTTAGCTGTAACTCACCACTCGAGGCTCAGGCCGAGATATTGCGTCGCCAGATTAACATAACAACTCCTTATGGCAGCCAAGTGCTATACAAGTTAGCTAATCCAGAGAGCGCTTGGCGTTTGTTTTCTGCAAAGACGCCTTTTTTGTGGCAGGGAGTTAATCGTGTGTGGATCCCATCCGCGATAGGTTGGCATTATCTTATTAATACCGATATTCCTAAGCCAACAGATCATCAAAACTGGCAGCTCACTGATGTCCAGTGGAGTTTACTCGGTGAGGTCAGTTATCAAAACTGTCTCGATAAAATAGCCAAGCACCTGCAAACTTGGTTTCCAGATATCTTAGTTAACTTGCAAGGGGCTAATTTGCAGGAGTCGAAGTTGGTGTCTGGGCAGGCTTCTGGGCAAAAAAAGAATATTCGTTATTGGGCCGATTTTGCTAGAGCCAAAGGATTTACTCTCGAACAAGACTTATTTTATTTTTTTAATATCTTGGCCTATCTAGGTGAAACTGTATTCCTTGTAGAGGGGGAACATCAGCACCCGGAGATGTGGCAACTATTACATCAAAGCTCTGACCAAACGCCATCCCAACGTATCGCCTACGCCGCCCAATTAGCTCAGCAAGCAGCATCTGGTGTAAGAGAATCAAGACAGGATAAAGATTTATCCTCTGGCACCATAAAAGCGTCACAGCGACAGGAACTATACTCATGA